The Nycticebus coucang isolate mNycCou1 chromosome 5, mNycCou1.pri, whole genome shotgun sequence genome window below encodes:
- the UNC93A gene encoding protein unc-93 homolog A isoform X1, whose protein sequence is MVDTSEQRNAQETEERPCGLFWVFAALHGLWRAAESPEQPVQRGGPGRVGAEHPVRRRAAVLHAPAASAHPQPGLQVDHRGLHVWLCRLLHRKLLRQLVHSDPHLHPAGAGGRPAVVHTVHLPDHHGERECQEGGEARQGRGEPVLRHLLPHLPVVRRVGQLDLLSGLRPDAQQRVHFGGAAHILRGQRLPHGHQAQQQHPAALPGAGLHPAGHLHRPWNVFEEQRSVRVSSGERSPHPAGDQKSKGSGILAILLIAVFLEPIQDDRRDCAEEKQPPFWSTLLSTFRLFKDRRLRLLVLLPLYSGLQQGFLSGEYTRSYVTCALGIQFVGYVMICFSAIDSLCSLLYGRLSQYTGRIALYLLGAGTQMSCAIALLLWRPHPDHLAVYFVFPGLWGVADAVWQTQNNALYGVLFEKDKEAAFSNYRLWEALGFVIAFGYSTFLCVYIKLYILLGVLTLTMAAYLTVEYLEYKNAVEPLSPTQSNPGEEGETQTKM, encoded by the exons AGCAGCCTGTACAGCGAGGAGGGCCTGGGCGTGTCGGCGCTGAGCACCCTGTACGGCGCCGTGCTGCTGTCCTCCATGCTCCTGCCGCCTCTGCTCATCCGCAGCCTGGGCTGCAAGTGGACCATCGTGGTCTCCATGTGTGGCTATGTCGCCTTCTCCATAGGAAACTTCTACGCCAGCTG GTACACTCTGATCCCCACCTCCAtcctgctggggctgggggccgCCCCGCTGTGGTCCACACAGTGCACCTACCTGACCATCATGGGGAACGAGAGTGCCAAGAAGGAGGGGAAGCTCGGCAAGGACGTGGTGAACCAGTACTTCGGcatcttcttcctcatcttccagTCGTCCGGCGTGTGGGGCAACTTGATCTCCTCTCTGGTCTTCGGCCAGACGCCCAGCAAAG AGTCCATTTCGGAGGAGCAGCTCACATCCTGCGGGGCCAACGACTGCCTCATGGCCACCAGGCCCAGCAACAGCACCCAGCGGCCCTCCCAGGAGCTGGTCTACACCCTGCTGGGCATCTACACAG GCCTTGGAATGTATTTGAAGAGCAAAGGTCTGTACGCGTCAGCTCTGGGGAGCGGAGCCCGCACCCTGCTGGAGATCAGAAGTCCAAAG GAAGTGGCATCCTGGCCATCCTGCTGATAGCTGTATTTCTCGAACCCATACAAGACGATCGACGCGACTGTGCAGAGGAGAAGCAGCCACCTTTCTGGTCCACTTTGCTGTCAACTTTCAGGCTGTTTAAAGACAGACGCCTGCGCCTCCTGGTCCTGCTGCCGCTGTACAGTGGGTTACAGCAGGGATTCCTCTCTGGTGAATACACAAGG TCCTACGTCACCTGTGCCCTGGGCATCCAGTTCGTGGGCTACGTGATGATCTGCTTCTCAGCCATCGACTCGCTGTGCTCCCTGCTGTACGGGAGACTCTCCCAGTACACGGGCAGGATTGCCCTTTACCTGCTGG GTGCAGGCACCCAGATGTCCTGTGCCATCGCCCTCCTGCTGTGGAGGCCTCACCCGGACCATCTGGCTGTGTACTTCGTGTTCCCCGGCCTGTGGGGTGTGGCAGACGCCGTCTGGCAGACGCAGAACAATG CTCTGTATGGCGTACTCTTTGAGAAAGACAAGGAGGCCGCCTTCTCCAACTACCGCCTGTGGGAAGCGCTGGGGTTCGTCATCGCCTTCGGGTACAGCACGTTTCTGTGCGTCTACATCAAACTCTACATTCTCCTGGGAGTGCTGACTCTGACCATGGCGGCTTATCTGACCGTCGAGTATCTGGAGTACAAGAACGCGGTGGAACCACTTTCTCCAACACAGTCAAACCCAGGGGAGGAAGGCGAGACACAGACCAAGATGTGA
- the UNC93A gene encoding protein unc-93 homolog A isoform X2 gives MHRRLKNVLVVSFGFLLLFTAYGGLQSLQSSLYSEEGLGVSALSTLYGAVLLSSMLLPPLLIRSLGCKWTIVVSMCGYVAFSIGNFYASWYTLIPTSILLGLGAAPLWSTQCTYLTIMGNESAKKEGKLGKDVVNQYFGIFFLIFQSSGVWGNLISSLVFGQTPSKESISEEQLTSCGANDCLMATRPSNSTQRPSQELVYTLLGIYTGSGILAILLIAVFLEPIQDDRRDCAEEKQPPFWSTLLSTFRLFKDRRLRLLVLLPLYSGLQQGFLSGEYTRSYVTCALGIQFVGYVMICFSAIDSLCSLLYGRLSQYTGRIALYLLGAGTQMSCAIALLLWRPHPDHLAVYFVFPGLWGVADAVWQTQNNALYGVLFEKDKEAAFSNYRLWEALGFVIAFGYSTFLCVYIKLYILLGVLTLTMAAYLTVEYLEYKNAVEPLSPTQSNPGEEGETQTKM, from the exons AGCAGCCTGTACAGCGAGGAGGGCCTGGGCGTGTCGGCGCTGAGCACCCTGTACGGCGCCGTGCTGCTGTCCTCCATGCTCCTGCCGCCTCTGCTCATCCGCAGCCTGGGCTGCAAGTGGACCATCGTGGTCTCCATGTGTGGCTATGTCGCCTTCTCCATAGGAAACTTCTACGCCAGCTG GTACACTCTGATCCCCACCTCCAtcctgctggggctgggggccgCCCCGCTGTGGTCCACACAGTGCACCTACCTGACCATCATGGGGAACGAGAGTGCCAAGAAGGAGGGGAAGCTCGGCAAGGACGTGGTGAACCAGTACTTCGGcatcttcttcctcatcttccagTCGTCCGGCGTGTGGGGCAACTTGATCTCCTCTCTGGTCTTCGGCCAGACGCCCAGCAAAG AGTCCATTTCGGAGGAGCAGCTCACATCCTGCGGGGCCAACGACTGCCTCATGGCCACCAGGCCCAGCAACAGCACCCAGCGGCCCTCCCAGGAGCTGGTCTACACCCTGCTGGGCATCTACACAG GAAGTGGCATCCTGGCCATCCTGCTGATAGCTGTATTTCTCGAACCCATACAAGACGATCGACGCGACTGTGCAGAGGAGAAGCAGCCACCTTTCTGGTCCACTTTGCTGTCAACTTTCAGGCTGTTTAAAGACAGACGCCTGCGCCTCCTGGTCCTGCTGCCGCTGTACAGTGGGTTACAGCAGGGATTCCTCTCTGGTGAATACACAAGG TCCTACGTCACCTGTGCCCTGGGCATCCAGTTCGTGGGCTACGTGATGATCTGCTTCTCAGCCATCGACTCGCTGTGCTCCCTGCTGTACGGGAGACTCTCCCAGTACACGGGCAGGATTGCCCTTTACCTGCTGG GTGCAGGCACCCAGATGTCCTGTGCCATCGCCCTCCTGCTGTGGAGGCCTCACCCGGACCATCTGGCTGTGTACTTCGTGTTCCCCGGCCTGTGGGGTGTGGCAGACGCCGTCTGGCAGACGCAGAACAATG CTCTGTATGGCGTACTCTTTGAGAAAGACAAGGAGGCCGCCTTCTCCAACTACCGCCTGTGGGAAGCGCTGGGGTTCGTCATCGCCTTCGGGTACAGCACGTTTCTGTGCGTCTACATCAAACTCTACATTCTCCTGGGAGTGCTGACTCTGACCATGGCGGCTTATCTGACCGTCGAGTATCTGGAGTACAAGAACGCGGTGGAACCACTTTCTCCAACACAGTCAAACCCAGGGGAGGAAGGCGAGACACAGACCAAGATGTGA
- the UNC93A gene encoding protein unc-93 homolog A isoform X3, with product MVDTSEQRNAQETEERPCGLFWVFAALHGLWRAAESPEQPVQRGGPGRVGAEHPVRRRAAVLHAPAASAHPQPGLQVDHRGLHVWLCRLLHRKLLRQLVHSDPHLHPAGAGGRPAVVHTVHLPDHHGERECQEGGEARQGRGEPVLRHLLPHLPVVRRVGQLDLLSGLRPDAQQRVHFGGAAHILRGQRLPHGHQAQQQHPAALPGAGLHPAGHLHRPWNVFEEQRSVRVSSGERSPHPAGDQKSKGSGILAILLIAVFLEPIQDDRRDCAEEKQPPFWSTLLSTFRLFKDRRLRLLVLLPLYSGLQQGFLSVLRHLCPGHPVRGLRDDLLLSHRLAVLPAVRETLPVHGQDCPLPAGCRHPDVLCHRPPAVEASPGPSGCVLRVPRPVGCGRRRLADAEQCSVWRTL from the exons AGCAGCCTGTACAGCGAGGAGGGCCTGGGCGTGTCGGCGCTGAGCACCCTGTACGGCGCCGTGCTGCTGTCCTCCATGCTCCTGCCGCCTCTGCTCATCCGCAGCCTGGGCTGCAAGTGGACCATCGTGGTCTCCATGTGTGGCTATGTCGCCTTCTCCATAGGAAACTTCTACGCCAGCTG GTACACTCTGATCCCCACCTCCAtcctgctggggctgggggccgCCCCGCTGTGGTCCACACAGTGCACCTACCTGACCATCATGGGGAACGAGAGTGCCAAGAAGGAGGGGAAGCTCGGCAAGGACGTGGTGAACCAGTACTTCGGcatcttcttcctcatcttccagTCGTCCGGCGTGTGGGGCAACTTGATCTCCTCTCTGGTCTTCGGCCAGACGCCCAGCAAAG AGTCCATTTCGGAGGAGCAGCTCACATCCTGCGGGGCCAACGACTGCCTCATGGCCACCAGGCCCAGCAACAGCACCCAGCGGCCCTCCCAGGAGCTGGTCTACACCCTGCTGGGCATCTACACAG GCCTTGGAATGTATTTGAAGAGCAAAGGTCTGTACGCGTCAGCTCTGGGGAGCGGAGCCCGCACCCTGCTGGAGATCAGAAGTCCAAAG GAAGTGGCATCCTGGCCATCCTGCTGATAGCTGTATTTCTCGAACCCATACAAGACGATCGACGCGACTGTGCAGAGGAGAAGCAGCCACCTTTCTGGTCCACTTTGCTGTCAACTTTCAGGCTGTTTAAAGACAGACGCCTGCGCCTCCTGGTCCTGCTGCCGCTGTACAGTGGGTTACAGCAGGGATTCCTCTCTG TCCTACGTCACCTGTGCCCTGGGCATCCAGTTCGTGGGCTACGTGATGATCTGCTTCTCAGCCATCGACTCGCTGTGCTCCCTGCTGTACGGGAGACTCTCCCAGTACACGGGCAGGATTGCCCTTTACCTGCTGG GTGCAGGCACCCAGATGTCCTGTGCCATCGCCCTCCTGCTGTGGAGGCCTCACCCGGACCATCTGGCTGTGTACTTCGTGTTCCCCGGCCTGTGGGGTGTGGCAGACGCCGTCTGGCAGACGCAGAACAATG CTCTGTATGGCGTACTCTTTGA